One window of Anaerolineales bacterium genomic DNA carries:
- a CDS encoding MoaD/ThiS family protein — protein MTTLRIPTPLRAYTGGKSEVTVAGAKISEALADLTTQYPAIKPHLFNENGDLRPFVNLFIGESNIKDLQGVETPIKDGDRVMLIPSIAGGCHCEGGDLSPEAISRCDEVASSSLRSSSQ, from the coding sequence ATGACCACATTGAGAATTCCAACCCCCTTGCGCGCCTACACCGGCGGCAAAAGCGAAGTGACTGTTGCGGGCGCGAAAATTTCCGAAGCGCTGGCAGACCTGACGACGCAATACCCTGCCATCAAACCGCACCTCTTCAACGAAAACGGCGATTTACGCCCGTTCGTGAATCTGTTCATTGGCGAAAGCAATATCAAAGACCTGCAAGGCGTCGAGACTCCCATCAAGGATGGCGACCGGGTGATGTTAATTCCATCCATTGCGGGAGGATGTCATTGCGAAGGCGGCGATCTTTCGCCTGAAGCAATCTCCCGCTGCGATGAGGTTGCTTCGTCGTCGCTTCGCTCCTCCTCACAATGA
- a CDS encoding DsrE/DsrF/DrsH-like family protein: MSKSNPNASKRLALIASKGTLDWAYPPFILASAAGAMGWEVGVFFTFYGLTLLKPELTAAVSPLGNPAMPMKMPFGPEGFQNINWNMPNLLMANVPGFESLATTLMKQTFKNKGVASIEELREMCVDMDVRLIGCQMTMDVFGFKREDFIPQAEIGGAATFLEYAADADVQLFI, translated from the coding sequence ATGTCTAAATCAAACCCTAACGCCTCAAAACGCCTCGCTCTCATTGCCAGCAAAGGGACCCTGGACTGGGCATACCCGCCTTTCATCCTTGCCAGTGCGGCGGGCGCAATGGGCTGGGAGGTTGGCGTCTTTTTTACCTTTTACGGGTTGACCCTGCTCAAACCTGAATTGACAGCGGCAGTCTCGCCGCTTGGCAACCCTGCCATGCCGATGAAGATGCCGTTCGGTCCGGAAGGCTTTCAGAATATCAATTGGAACATGCCGAACCTGCTTATGGCGAACGTCCCCGGGTTCGAAAGCCTGGCGACCACCTTGATGAAGCAAACCTTCAAGAACAAAGGTGTGGCGTCCATCGAAGAACTGCGCGAAATGTGCGTGGACATGGATGTGCGCCTGATCGGTTGCCAGATGACCATGGATGTTTTCGGCTTCAAGCGCGAAGATTTCATCCCGCAAGCCGAGATCGGCGGAGCGGCCACATTCCTTGAATATGCCGCGGATGCGGATGTACAATTATTTATATAG
- a CDS encoding sulfurtransferase TusA family protein, with protein sequence MNGIDVIKEDILLDCSGLLCPMPIVKTAKAIKEMQTGQILKVISTDAGSPPDIAAWSRQTGNELLLSTEDGGKFVFFLKKS encoded by the coding sequence ATGAACGGAATTGATGTGATCAAGGAAGATATCCTGCTGGATTGCTCGGGACTGCTTTGTCCGATGCCAATTGTTAAAACCGCCAAGGCGATAAAAGAAATGCAAACCGGTCAGATATTGAAAGTGATCTCAACCGATGCAGGTTCGCCGCCCGACATCGCCGCATGGAGCAGGCAGACCGGGAATGAACTACTGCTCTCCACCGAAGATGGCGGGAAGTTCGTTTTCTTTTTGAAAAAGAGTTAG
- a CDS encoding M67 family metallopeptidase: MLKISKELTRLMEAHLEKAYPGEGAGFLLGVDGDVSQVLPLDNAREESTRRNRYLILPEDYLKAETKAMELGVDLIGVFHSHPDCPNEPSEYDREWAQPFFSYIITRVDNGSVVGHRSWKLREDRVKYEEEELQII, encoded by the coding sequence GTGTTGAAGATTTCAAAAGAATTGACAAGGCTCATGGAAGCGCATTTGGAAAAAGCCTATCCGGGTGAAGGCGCCGGCTTTTTGCTTGGCGTCGATGGCGATGTGAGCCAGGTCCTGCCGTTGGATAATGCCCGTGAAGAATCGACGAGGCGCAATCGTTATTTGATCTTGCCCGAAGATTATCTCAAAGCCGAAACGAAAGCGATGGAACTGGGCGTGGATCTGATCGGCGTCTTTCATTCGCATCCCGACTGCCCGAATGAACCGTCCGAGTATGACCGGGAGTGGGCGCAGCCGTTTTTCTCATACATCATCACCCGCGTGGATAATGGAAGCGTCGTCGGTCATCGTTCGTGGAAGTTGAGGGAAGATCGCGTAAAGTATGAAGAAGAAGAATTGCAGATCATTTGA
- a CDS encoding cysteine synthase family protein: MTLLDFRITESNTIPLDSLAYHVGDTPLLPLRRISQGLAPRAQVFAKAEWFNPGGSVKDRPALNIIQTALANGDLGNGKRLLDSTSGNMGISYATFGAALGIPVTLAVPASASAERISILKALGAEVILTDPLEGSDGAILKARELASEHPERYWYANQYNNEANWHAHYRSTGPEILSQTGGGVTHFVAGLGTSGTLTGVGRFLKEQKPNVKIVSFQPDASFHGLEGLKHMPTAIKPGIYDESLADEQLEVRTEAAHEMVKRLAREEGLFVGISSGAAVVAALEVASRLDEGVVVTVLPDAGYKYLSDKKLWE; encoded by the coding sequence ATGACATTACTGGACTTTCGAATTACTGAATCAAATACCATCCCATTGGACAGCCTTGCCTATCACGTCGGCGATACGCCGCTCCTACCGCTTCGCAGAATCAGCCAGGGCTTGGCTCCCCGTGCCCAGGTCTTTGCCAAAGCCGAATGGTTCAACCCCGGCGGCTCCGTCAAGGATAGGCCTGCGCTCAATATCATTCAGACCGCGCTGGCGAACGGCGATCTTGGGAACGGCAAACGGTTGCTGGATTCAACCTCCGGCAACATGGGCATTTCGTATGCGACCTTCGGCGCGGCGTTGGGAATCCCGGTTACTTTGGCAGTGCCTGCCAGCGCAAGCGCGGAGCGGATCTCGATCCTCAAAGCCCTCGGCGCGGAAGTCATCCTGACCGATCCGCTCGAAGGCTCGGATGGCGCTATCCTCAAAGCGCGCGAACTTGCATCGGAGCATCCTGAAAGATACTGGTACGCGAATCAATATAACAACGAAGCCAACTGGCATGCGCATTACAGGTCAACCGGGCCTGAAATCCTTTCGCAAACCGGCGGCGGAGTGACCCATTTTGTTGCAGGGCTTGGGACGTCTGGCACGTTGACCGGTGTCGGGCGATTTTTGAAGGAGCAGAAGCCCAATGTAAAGATCGTATCGTTCCAACCGGATGCGTCCTTTCACGGACTCGAAGGTCTCAAGCACATGCCCACCGCGATCAAGCCGGGGATCTATGATGAGTCTCTGGCGGATGAACAACTCGAAGTCCGGACCGAGGCGGCGCATGAGATGGTCAAGAGATTGGCGCGGGAGGAAGGCCTTTTTGTGGGAATCTCATCCGGGGCGGCTGTCGTTGCTGCGCTCGAGGTCGCAAGCCGGTTGGATGAAGGTGTGGTGGTCACAGTCCTGCCGGATGCCGGGTACAAATATCTGAGCGACAAAAAACTTTGGGAGTAA
- a CDS encoding MoaD/ThiS family protein — protein sequence MPTVKFPSMMKFYVGNQSEFQVDGGTVSALLENVLMRHPALKPHLFDSKGNLHRHFNIFVNGHHIRDLDGLETNLASDDKVILMASAAGG from the coding sequence ATGCCGACCGTGAAATTCCCCTCCATGATGAAATTCTATGTTGGTAACCAGAGCGAGTTCCAGGTGGATGGCGGGACCGTTTCAGCATTGCTGGAAAATGTATTGATGCGCCACCCCGCTCTCAAACCCCACCTCTTCGACTCAAAGGGAAATCTCCACCGCCATTTCAACATCTTCGTAAACGGACATCACATCCGCGATTTGGATGGATTGGAGACGAATTTGGCTTCGGATGATAAGGTCATCCTCATGGCATCCGCGGCGGGCGGATGA